In Drosophila nasuta strain 15112-1781.00 chromosome 2R, ASM2355853v1, whole genome shotgun sequence, a single genomic region encodes these proteins:
- the LOC132784693 gene encoding methionyl-tRNA formyltransferase, mitochondrial isoform X1: MNGRCLLNHKTFQRKISQFNQIRFNAVCCQSPKVLFFGTDNFSLPSLQKLHQNNVDIGVVTSFKNPANCVRKYCEHENLALYQWPITPKLCASYELGVVVSFGHLIPVHIINAFSSGIINVHASLLPRWRGAAPIIYAIMNGDRKTGVSIMNIQPHHFDIGDILAQREMAIGADIHMPELHSSLAQLGAELLLDTVNNVRERIAKATPQDGALATYAPKITSRITEIEWPEQNSMEIYARYRALYGFKCLTTSFLDKQVQLLNVRKPKSQAQLNLPRFLLPSHFVFHRGLKSLIIGCAQGTAIEVTQMRIEGKKPMSALDFNNGFLKQAVSRQFKQNTNAAYC, from the exons ATGAATGGAAGATGTTTACTTAATCATAAGACGTTTCAAAGAAAAATTTCGCAATTCAACCAAATACGTTTCAACGCAGTCTGCTGTCAATCACCAAAAGTGTTATTTTTCGGAACCGACAATTTTTCATTGCCCAGCCTGCAAAAACTGCATCAAAATAATGTCGACATTGGTGTTGTCACTTCCTTCAAAAATCCTGCGAACTGCGTGCGTAAATATTGTGAGCATGAAAATTTAGCATTATACCAATGGCCGATTACTCCGAAACTTTGTGCCTCCTACGAACTTGGCGTTGTTGTTTCCTTTGGCCATCTGATACCAGTGCATATTATAAATGCTTTCTCCAGCGGGATCATAAATGTCCATGCTAGCTTACTTCCTCGTTGGCGAGGTGCAGCTCCAATAATCTACGCCATTATGAATGGTGACAGGAAAACGGGAGTGTCCATTATGAACATACAACCACATCATTTCGACATTGGCGAC ATTTTGGCGCAGCGTGAAATGGCCATTGGAGCTGACATTCATATGCCAGAGCTTCATTCGTCCTTGGCGCAGTTGGGAGCCGAACTGCTTCTGGATACAGTTAATAATGTGAGGGAACGAATAGCCAAAGCAACACCGCAGGACGGAGCGCTTGCAACTTATG CTCCAAAGATAACATCGCGCATTACAGAGATCGAGTGGCCAGAACAAAATTCAATGGAGATATACGCTAGGTATCGAGCTCTTTATGGATTTAAGTGCTTAACGACAAGTTTTCTGGATAAGCAAGTACAACTGCTTAATGTGAGAAAGCCTAAGTCTCAAGCACAGCTAAATTTACCAAGGTTTTTGCTTCCAAGTCATTTCGTTTTCCACCGTGGGCTGAAGTCTTTAATCATTGGCTGTGCTCAAGGCACTGCGATTGAAGTGACTCAGATGCGTATAGAAGGTAAAAAGCCAATGAGTGCATTGGATTTCAACAACGGGTTCTTGAAGCAAGCAGTTTCACGgcaattcaaacaaaatacaaatgccGCCTATTGCTAA
- the LOC132784693 gene encoding methionyl-tRNA formyltransferase, mitochondrial isoform X2, whose protein sequence is MAIGADIHMPELHSSLAQLGAELLLDTVNNVRERIAKATPQDGALATYAPKITSRITEIEWPEQNSMEIYARYRALYGFKCLTTSFLDKQVQLLNVRKPKSQAQLNLPRFLLPSHFVFHRGLKSLIIGCAQGTAIEVTQMRIEGKKPMSALDFNNGFLKQAVSRQFKQNTNAAYC, encoded by the exons ATGGCCATTGGAGCTGACATTCATATGCCAGAGCTTCATTCGTCCTTGGCGCAGTTGGGAGCCGAACTGCTTCTGGATACAGTTAATAATGTGAGGGAACGAATAGCCAAAGCAACACCGCAGGACGGAGCGCTTGCAACTTATG CTCCAAAGATAACATCGCGCATTACAGAGATCGAGTGGCCAGAACAAAATTCAATGGAGATATACGCTAGGTATCGAGCTCTTTATGGATTTAAGTGCTTAACGACAAGTTTTCTGGATAAGCAAGTACAACTGCTTAATGTGAGAAAGCCTAAGTCTCAAGCACAGCTAAATTTACCAAGGTTTTTGCTTCCAAGTCATTTCGTTTTCCACCGTGGGCTGAAGTCTTTAATCATTGGCTGTGCTCAAGGCACTGCGATTGAAGTGACTCAGATGCGTATAGAAGGTAAAAAGCCAATGAGTGCATTGGATTTCAACAACGGGTTCTTGAAGCAAGCAGTTTCACGgcaattcaaacaaaatacaaatgccGCCTATTGCTAA
- the LOC132784695 gene encoding large ribosomal subunit protein bL32m, which translates to MPRILLLSIKTIIGNLENLFAMVKGSPPALAMIMSDRNNPTTQTFSLKDVIGDGFLWAVPKHRRSVEKRLNRKFGFPEYVWKPLKEKRNLRSCLKCGHEHELGVLCSFCYDIVRKETHQMQEKIQESLGVAPIDQEVVVLYDGENDLSPEALKGSRVVEIQKPRPMWFTKNLLQKSIQQSADTKEVKPSDLG; encoded by the exons ATGCCtcgcattttgttgttatcaATTAAAACTATAATTGGCAATTTGGAAAACCTTTTTGCCATGGTCAAGGGATCGCCACCGGCACTGGCGATGATTATGAGTGACCGTAATAACCCAACTACACAGACATTTAGTCTCAAAGATGTGATTGGAGATGGTTTTCTTTGGGCTGTTCCCAAGCATCGTCGCAGCGTGGAAAAACGTTTAAATCGCAAATTTGGATTTCCCGAGTATGTTTGGAAGCCACTTAAGGAAAAGAGAAACCTGCGCTCTTGTCTGAAATGCGGACATGAGCATGAATTGGGAGTTCTATGTT CCTTTTGCTACGACATAGTGCGCAAAGAGACGCATCAGATGCAGGAGAAAATCCAGGAGAGTCTTGGTGTGGCTCCCATCGATCAAGAGGTAGTTGTATTGTACGATGGAGAAAACGACCTGTCTCCGGAGGCCCTCAAAGGCAGCAGAGTCGTGGAAATACAAAAACCACGACCCATGTGGTTCACAAAAAACTTATTGCAGAAGTCCATTCAACAATCTGCAGACACTAAAGAAGTTAAGCCTTCAGATTTAGGATAA